Proteins encoded in a region of the Mucispirillum schaedleri ASF457 genome:
- a CDS encoding bifunctional nuclease family protein translates to MLIRLFFKRIIKEPVQSRYLMLLQDNQERYLHIYVGEREGETVASWKESIKPPRPMTYDLISSILNLSDSIVLTKILIDGCSQDIFYAKMFFNVNGEEKVIDCRPSDAIAVGLRMNVPIYAEACVLEKYGLVII, encoded by the coding sequence ATGTTAATTCGTCTATTTTTTAAACGCATAATTAAAGAGCCTGTTCAGTCAAGATATTTAATGCTTTTGCAGGATAATCAAGAACGATATTTACATATATATGTAGGAGAAAGAGAAGGGGAAACAGTGGCTTCATGGAAAGAATCTATTAAACCACCACGTCCTATGACTTATGATTTAATAAGCTCTATATTAAATCTTTCAGACAGCATAGTTTTAACAAAGATATTAATAGATGGTTGCAGTCAAGATATATTTTATGCTAAAATGTTCTTTAATGTAAATGGAGAAGAAAAAGTTATAGACTGCAGACCATCAGATGCTATTGCAGTAGGTTTAAGAATGAATGTTCCAATATATGCAGAAGCCTGTGTTTTAGAAAAATATGGACTTGTAATTATATAA
- a CDS encoding polyphenol oxidase family protein, with product MDISKTKSYITAENAPIGIEIKTSTRYGGFSSAPYNSLNMGYFTGDDITAVIKNYYYYQNITKTYNIVTLNQIHCNTVLEVNKENAADIMFSKADGLFTYENNLPLGVITADCLPVMLAGNKCISSLHCGWRSLNAGIIDNAFKLFKKYDDMPVYAYIGAGICEQCYEVRDDLVNQLNPAYNPASALTEKVQGQYLLNMKKLASNALIYNGLSIDNIEISKYSSCCSKGFYSYRLENGKTGRMVTTIQRAVRQ from the coding sequence ATGGATATTAGTAAAACTAAATCATACATTACAGCAGAAAATGCACCAATAGGGATAGAAATCAAAACATCTACTCGTTATGGTGGTTTTTCCAGTGCTCCATATAACAGCTTAAATATGGGATATTTTACAGGAGATGATATTACTGCTGTAATAAAAAATTACTATTATTATCAAAATATTACAAAAACATATAATATCGTTACTTTAAATCAGATTCATTGTAATACTGTTTTAGAAGTAAATAAAGAAAATGCTGCAGATATTATGTTTTCAAAAGCAGATGGTTTATTCACTTATGAAAATAATCTGCCATTAGGTGTGATTACAGCAGATTGTCTGCCTGTAATGCTTGCAGGAAATAAATGTATTTCGTCACTTCACTGTGGCTGGAGAAGTTTAAATGCTGGTATTATTGATAATGCTTTTAAACTTTTTAAAAAATATGATGATATGCCAGTTTATGCTTATATTGGTGCAGGAATATGTGAACAATGTTATGAAGTTCGTGATGATTTAGTAAATCAGTTAAACCCTGCATATAATCCAGCTTCGGCATTAACAGAAAAAGTGCAGGGACAGTATTTACTAAATATGAAAAAACTTGCATCTAATGCTTTAATTTATAATGGATTAAGTATTGATAATATAGAAATAAGTAAATATTCTTCATGCTGTAGTAAAGGCTTTTACTCATATAGATTAGAAAATGGAAAAACTGGCCGCATGGTTACAACTATACAAAGAGCAGTAAGACAGTGA
- a CDS encoding outer membrane protein OmpK, with the protein MKQIIIIVILIILPCVVFAQNNMFNNNTKNHFSNKDFYGSADISMDYKFNSIRPYEESKPDTVTTLGLNLRYDYFDFSGYIDIHDIFYIYNDKPYVFGEINNYLFGEINPRISLLALAGQKLSGRNIFKDFLIAYNFTFDSDDLLQHYMGFGIDFNIPILSYLKINLYARYNQAYYGRNENSFDGFLLNIIYEVPVYTFSSGIEIVYSSWFKYIFAPSTSGNIENETDYSIQWKNTFKVGYKGFYLAYSYKHNTNYLELNTRSAQEGEHSIGIYYSYRF; encoded by the coding sequence ATGAAACAAATAATTATTATTGTTATATTAATAATACTGCCTTGTGTTGTTTTTGCACAAAATAATATGTTTAATAATAATACTAAAAATCATTTTTCTAATAAAGATTTTTATGGTAGTGCTGATATATCTATGGATTATAAATTTAATTCTATCAGACCTTATGAAGAATCTAAGCCAGATACTGTTACTACCTTAGGGCTTAATCTACGATATGATTATTTTGATTTTTCTGGATATATTGATATTCATGATATATTTTATATATATAATGATAAACCTTATGTATTTGGAGAAATCAATAACTATCTTTTTGGTGAGATAAATCCTAGAATATCACTTTTAGCACTGGCAGGTCAGAAGCTAAGTGGCAGAAATATTTTTAAAGATTTTTTAATTGCTTATAACTTTACTTTTGATTCTGATGATTTACTGCAGCATTATATGGGATTTGGTATTGATTTTAATATTCCAATACTATCATATTTAAAAATAAATCTTTATGCAAGGTATAATCAGGCATATTATGGCAGAAATGAAAATTCTTTTGATGGATTTTTATTAAATATTATTTATGAAGTACCTGTATATACTTTTTCTTCTGGTATAGAGATTGTATATTCAAGCTGGTTTAAGTATATTTTTGCTCCAAGCACAAGCGGAAATATTGAAAATGAAACAGATTATTCTATTCAGTGGAAAAATACTTTTAAAGTAGGGTATAAAGGTTTTTATCTTGCTTATTCATATAAGCATAATACAAATTATTTAGAGTTGAATACAAGAAGTGCTCAGGAAGGAGAGCATTCTATTGGTATTTATTATTCTTATAGATTTTAG
- a CDS encoding long-chain-fatty-acid--CoA ligase, with the protein MRYPNLGEMMTIQAKRWKNKPLVYFEDKVYTYMQVEKIANKAARMLKEKGLKKGDKVAVIMENSAHYIISLVTIFKTGAVAIPVNNMLRESEFAYILNDSYTKYVFLSEKYAEYANYLKDNVSSLEDILSWEKINCNSINVTEASAPFSDEPLEYNFGYDDLAFFVYTSGTTGHPKGAMLSHGNMLNDAESIDGALKWQSSKKFLLFLPIFHSYTLMTSVLYPMYIGCSIIMFASVMELKTKKFRQTLIFKRPKVMVGVPQVYQALIKAQMPKWFIKFFYPIQLHISGGAPISSDTLDAFEKKFGVPIVEGYGLSEASPVVAVNTVEYHRADSVGKPMPGIQVKIVDEEENEVPVGEVGELIVKGGNVMKGYYHMPKATDDAIRNGWLFTGDFAKLDEDGFIYIVDRKKDLIISKGMNVYPREVEDIIKQLDGVEAVAVIGVPIEGRDEMILAYVMKNENSNLTVSDIKAHLKECLASFKTPKHIVIVNELPLTATGKVLKRELKAKVLNGEFKID; encoded by the coding sequence ATGAGATATCCTAATCTTGGCGAAATGATGACAATTCAAGCAAAACGCTGGAAAAATAAACCCCTTGTATATTTTGAAGATAAAGTTTATACATACATGCAGGTGGAAAAAATTGCAAATAAAGCTGCTCGTATGCTGAAAGAAAAAGGCTTAAAAAAAGGCGATAAAGTAGCTGTAATTATGGAAAATTCAGCTCATTATATTATATCTCTTGTTACTATTTTTAAGACTGGAGCTGTTGCTATTCCAGTAAATAATATGCTTAGAGAAAGTGAATTTGCTTATATTTTAAATGACAGTTATACAAAATATGTATTTTTATCTGAAAAATATGCAGAGTATGCAAACTATTTAAAAGATAATGTTTCTTCTTTAGAAGATATTTTAAGCTGGGAAAAAATCAACTGTAATTCAATTAATGTTACAGAAGCATCTGCCCCATTTTCTGATGAGCCGTTAGAATATAACTTTGGTTATGATGACTTAGCTTTTTTTGTTTATACCTCAGGAACAACAGGTCACCCAAAGGGTGCAATGTTAAGCCATGGCAATATGTTAAATGATGCAGAATCTATAGATGGTGCATTAAAATGGCAGTCATCTAAAAAATTTCTTTTATTTTTGCCAATATTTCATTCATATACTCTTATGACATCAGTTTTATATCCTATGTATATAGGCTGCAGTATTATTATGTTTGCATCAGTTATGGAGCTTAAAACTAAAAAATTCAGACAGACTTTAATATTTAAAAGACCTAAAGTAATGGTTGGTGTGCCGCAGGTTTATCAGGCTTTAATAAAAGCACAAATGCCAAAATGGTTTATTAAGTTTTTTTATCCAATTCAGCTGCATATTTCAGGTGGAGCACCGATTTCTTCTGATACACTTGATGCTTTTGAGAAAAAATTTGGTGTCCCTATTGTTGAAGGATATGGACTTTCTGAAGCATCACCTGTTGTTGCTGTTAATACTGTGGAATATCACAGAGCAGATAGTGTTGGTAAACCAATGCCAGGTATACAGGTTAAAATAGTAGATGAAGAAGAAAATGAAGTGCCTGTTGGTGAAGTTGGTGAATTGATTGTAAAAGGAGGCAATGTTATGAAAGGCTATTATCATATGCCAAAAGCAACAGATGATGCTATACGCAATGGCTGGCTTTTTACTGGTGATTTTGCTAAACTTGATGAAGATGGTTTTATATATATAGTTGACAGGAAAAAAGATTTAATTATTTCAAAAGGTATGAATGTATACCCAAGAGAAGTGGAAGATATTATTAAACAGTTAGATGGAGTTGAAGCAGTTGCAGTAATTGGTGTTCCTATAGAAGGTAGAGATGAAATGATACTTGCTTATGTTATGAAAAATGAAAACTCAAATCTTACTGTATCAGATATAAAAGCACATTTAAAAGAATGCTTAGCATCATTTAAAACACCAAAACATATTGTTATAGTTAATGAGCTGCCACTCACAGCAACTGGTAAAGTTTTAAAACGAGAGTTAAAAGCGAAAGTTTTAAATGGTGAATTTAAAATAGATTAA